In Anabrus simplex isolate iqAnaSimp1 chromosome 12, ASM4041472v1, whole genome shotgun sequence, a genomic segment contains:
- the RpS29 gene encoding small ribosomal subunit protein uS14 — protein MGFQNIWYSHPRKYGQGSRSCRACANGHGLIRKYGLNLCRQCFREYAHDIGFKKLD, from the exons ATGGGTTTCCAAAATATCTGGTACTCACATCCTAGAAAATATGGCCAAGGATCAAGATCTTG CCGAGCTTGTGCCAACGGCCATGGTCTGATCCGAAAGTATGGTCTCAACCTCTGCCGGCAGTGTTTCCGAGAGTATGCCCATGATATTGGGTTTAAAAAG CTGGACTAA